From a region of the Streptacidiphilus albus JL83 genome:
- a CDS encoding putative leader peptide, giving the protein MNGRLNLTRRLHVDLARVSSAFCRRAA; this is encoded by the coding sequence ATGAACGGGCGACTGAACCTCACGCGGCGGCTCCACGTCGACCTCGCCCGTGTCTCCAGCGCGTTCTGTCGCCGCGCAGCCTGA